One window from the genome of Dyella sp. A6 encodes:
- the surE gene encoding 5'/3'-nucleotidase SurE, protein MRVLVSNDDGVDAVGIRVLAERLGAVGEVTVVAPDRDRSGASNSLTLDAPIRASRMDNGYYRVAGTPTDCVHLALSGLLDNEPDIVVSGINNSSNLGDDVIYSGTVSAAMEGRFLGLPAIAVSLVSEDHKGVHYASAAQAVLMLMRRLLVDPLPADTILNVNVPDRPWADIHGFEVTRLGRRHRAEPCIRQVDPRGRQIWWIGPAGDVDDAGPGTDFNAVQRGYVSVTPIHVDLTRFQALEKVSSWMESLVDDAAAPGHKVA, encoded by the coding sequence ATGCGAGTTCTTGTCAGCAACGACGATGGCGTGGATGCAGTGGGCATTCGTGTACTCGCCGAACGTCTTGGTGCGGTCGGCGAGGTGACGGTAGTGGCCCCCGACCGGGACCGCTCCGGTGCCAGCAATTCCCTCACGCTCGATGCGCCCATCCGTGCTTCGCGCATGGACAATGGTTACTACCGGGTGGCCGGTACGCCGACCGACTGCGTGCACCTGGCACTATCCGGTCTGCTCGACAACGAGCCGGATATCGTCGTCTCGGGCATCAACAACAGCTCCAACCTCGGCGACGACGTGATCTATTCCGGCACGGTATCGGCCGCGATGGAAGGGCGTTTCCTGGGACTCCCGGCGATCGCGGTGTCGCTGGTCAGCGAGGATCACAAGGGCGTGCATTACGCATCGGCGGCGCAGGCCGTGCTGATGTTGATGCGCCGCCTGCTGGTCGACCCACTACCGGCGGATACCATTCTCAACGTCAATGTGCCGGACCGCCCCTGGGCAGATATCCACGGCTTCGAAGTAACGCGACTGGGACGGCGTCACCGCGCCGAGCCCTGCATCCGCCAGGTCGATCCGCGCGGCCGGCAGATATGGTGGATCGGACCGGCTGGCGATGTGGACGACGCGGGTCCGGGCACGGACTTCAACGCGGTGCAGCGCGGCTATGTCTCGGTAACGCCGATCCACGTCGACCTGACCCGCTTCCAGGCACTGGAGAAGGTCAGTAGCTGGATGGAGTCGCTGGTTGACGACGCGGCCGCGCCCGGTCACAAGGTGGCCTGA
- the mgtE gene encoding magnesium transporter codes for MSEPDSSSATQRAHAQLEATIRLLQRQKLIERVAHDQHGPRQERLETLVHRQNRAELQHHLERLHPADLAYILEALPLNDRLAVWQLVRADRDGEILLEVSDAVRESLIADMDDHEILAAVEPLDADELADLVEDLPSAVLPELMASLDVEQRERVQSALSYPDDQVGALMDFEMVTIREDVTLEVVLRYLRRFDELPEQTDKLFVINQDNLLTGVLPLKWLLLNAPDKRVGEVMARDVNTFHPDDDAYEAAQAFERYDLISAPVVDAGGLLVGRLTIDVMVDLIREEGESEMFGRAGLREEEDIFAPVWASLRNRWSWLAINLVTAFLASRVIGLFQGSIEKLVVLASLMPIVASIGGSSGNQTIIKIVRAVAMEQVGMSSILGLWRKELAVAFFNGLIWGGVIGIVVALMYHDPALGAVMTVAMVLEQLLAAFMGVGIPMMMVRLGRDPAMGSNIFLVFMTDSGGFFIFLGLATMFLMH; via the coding sequence ATGAGCGAACCAGACTCGTCCAGCGCGACCCAGCGGGCGCATGCCCAGCTCGAAGCCACGATCCGGCTGCTGCAACGACAGAAGCTGATCGAACGGGTCGCGCATGACCAGCATGGTCCGCGCCAGGAGCGTCTCGAGACCCTGGTGCACCGGCAGAACCGTGCCGAGCTTCAGCACCATCTCGAGCGCCTGCATCCGGCCGATCTTGCCTACATTCTGGAGGCGCTGCCGCTCAACGACCGTCTGGCTGTCTGGCAGCTGGTAAGAGCCGATCGCGACGGCGAGATCCTGCTGGAGGTTTCCGACGCGGTCCGCGAATCGCTGATCGCCGACATGGACGATCACGAGATCCTCGCCGCCGTCGAACCGCTGGATGCGGACGAGCTGGCCGACCTGGTCGAGGATCTGCCGAGCGCCGTGCTGCCCGAGCTGATGGCCAGTCTCGACGTGGAGCAGCGCGAGCGCGTGCAGTCGGCACTGTCCTATCCGGACGATCAGGTCGGCGCGCTGATGGATTTCGAGATGGTCACCATCCGCGAGGACGTGACGCTGGAAGTCGTACTGCGTTACCTGCGTCGTTTCGACGAACTGCCCGAGCAGACCGACAAGTTGTTCGTGATCAACCAGGACAACCTGCTGACCGGGGTGCTGCCCCTGAAGTGGCTGTTGCTCAATGCGCCCGACAAGCGCGTCGGCGAGGTGATGGCGCGTGACGTCAACACCTTTCATCCCGACGACGATGCCTACGAGGCCGCCCAGGCATTCGAACGCTACGACCTGATTTCCGCACCGGTGGTCGACGCTGGCGGCCTGCTGGTCGGTCGCCTCACCATCGATGTCATGGTCGACCTGATTCGCGAGGAGGGCGAGTCGGAGATGTTCGGCCGTGCCGGCCTGCGTGAAGAAGAAGACATCTTCGCCCCGGTGTGGGCGTCGCTGCGCAACCGCTGGAGCTGGCTGGCGATCAACCTGGTGACCGCATTCCTGGCGTCCCGCGTGATCGGGCTGTTCCAGGGATCGATCGAAAAGCTGGTGGTGCTGGCCTCGCTGATGCCCATCGTGGCCAGCATCGGCGGCAGCTCGGGCAACCAGACCATCATCAAGATCGTGCGCGCGGTGGCGATGGAGCAGGTCGGCATGAGCTCCATTCTGGGGCTGTGGCGCAAAGAGCTGGCGGTGGCGTTCTTCAATGGCCTGATCTGGGGCGGGGTGATCGGCATCGTGGTGGCGCTGATGTATCACGATCCGGCACTCGGCGCGGTAATGACCGTGGCGATGGTGCTGGAGCAACTGCTCGCCGCCTTCATGGGTGTGGGCATTCCGATGATGATGGTGCGGCTGGGGCGTGATCCGGCCATGGGTTCCAACATCTTCCTGGTCTTCATGACCGACAGTGGCGGCTTTTTCATCTTCCTCGGACTGGCGACGATGTTCCTCATGCATTGA
- the truD gene encoding tRNA pseudouridine(13) synthase TruD, with product MDNPHDQLPFAHGGPPLHAVLRATPDDFRVDEQLGYVADGEGEHVLLTVRKRGANTDWVAGQLARFAGVSPVAVGYAGLKDRHAVTTQTFSVQLAGKPEPDWAAFPHDEVQVLASARHRRKLKRGALVGNRFVLVLREVSGDREAAETVLAAIAARGVPNYFGEQRFGHGGANVERAEAMFGGRRVDRKTRSMLLSAARSQLFNAVLAERVLDGSWDRGLPGEIWSLAGSRSWFGPEPFDDVLADRLVRGDIHPSGPLWGIGDTPATDAAGRCERRVAEGEPELVAGLQAADMEQERRPLRLLSRELTWHWIDAATLEVSFELPAGSYATVVMRELARSEK from the coding sequence ATGGACAACCCGCACGACCAACTACCTTTCGCCCACGGCGGCCCTCCGCTGCACGCCGTGCTGCGTGCCACGCCTGACGACTTCCGGGTCGACGAACAACTGGGTTATGTCGCCGACGGCGAGGGCGAGCATGTCCTGTTGACGGTGCGAAAGCGCGGCGCGAACACCGACTGGGTGGCTGGGCAACTGGCGCGCTTTGCCGGCGTCAGCCCGGTGGCGGTGGGTTATGCCGGGCTCAAGGACCGCCACGCGGTCACCACACAGACATTTTCCGTGCAGCTGGCCGGCAAGCCCGAGCCGGACTGGGCCGCGTTCCCGCATGACGAGGTGCAGGTACTGGCCTCGGCCCGGCATCGGCGCAAACTGAAACGCGGCGCGCTGGTCGGCAACCGCTTCGTGCTGGTGCTGCGCGAGGTCAGTGGCGACCGCGAAGCGGCCGAAACGGTGCTTGCGGCGATCGCCGCGCGCGGCGTGCCGAACTATTTCGGTGAGCAGCGCTTTGGCCACGGTGGCGCCAATGTCGAGCGTGCCGAGGCGATGTTCGGCGGGCGTCGGGTCGACCGCAAAACCCGCTCGATGCTGTTGTCGGCGGCGCGCTCGCAGCTGTTCAACGCGGTGCTGGCCGAGCGCGTGCTGGACGGCAGCTGGGATCGTGGACTGCCGGGCGAGATCTGGTCGCTGGCCGGCTCGCGCTCCTGGTTCGGTCCGGAGCCTTTCGATGATGTGCTGGCTGACCGCCTGGTCCGTGGCGACATTCATCCGTCGGGTCCGCTGTGGGGTATCGGCGACACCCCAGCAACCGATGCGGCCGGCCGGTGCGAGCGCCGGGTGGCTGAAGGCGAGCCCGAGCTGGTGGCTGGACTGCAGGCTGCCGACATGGAACAGGAACGTCGCCCGCTGCGGCTGCTGTCACGCGAGCTGACCTGGCACTGGATCGATGCGGCGACGCTGGAAGTCAGCTTCGAGCTGCCTGCCGGCAGCTATGCCACGGTAGTGATGCGGGAGCTGGCGAGAAGTGAGAAGTGA
- a CDS encoding peptidoglycan DD-metalloendopeptidase family protein encodes MNGAIRWLAGVGTLCVLAACSSVVVQPAAGARRTSQVSRDTSRQHSGSYRVVRGDTLYSIAFRNGLDFRDLARWNGISAPYTIWPGQVLQLSPGHGTATARRPPVRHAAASTASHVSSGVGFETVKPAGHSIAVAGEAASGARMPAHATSSAVPASSGSAVSPPAAPVSVASTGGSRSVGGIVWHWPTSGSVIKGFQNSDAIPGIEIAGTAGEPVRAAADGVVVYSGNGLVGYGELIIIKHNDSFLSAYGHNRERLVTEGQHVKAGQVIARMGSSGTSRDELEFQIRRDGNPVDPLDYLPKR; translated from the coding sequence ATGAATGGAGCGATTCGATGGTTGGCAGGGGTCGGCACGCTGTGCGTGCTGGCGGCCTGCAGCTCGGTAGTGGTGCAGCCCGCCGCGGGTGCACGCCGTACGTCGCAGGTGTCGCGCGACACTTCCCGACAGCACTCGGGCAGTTACCGCGTGGTCAGGGGCGACACGCTGTATTCGATCGCTTTCCGCAACGGGCTCGATTTTCGCGATCTCGCCCGTTGGAACGGTATCAGCGCGCCTTACACGATCTGGCCGGGGCAGGTGCTGCAGCTATCGCCCGGACACGGCACGGCGACTGCACGGCGCCCACCGGTACGGCATGCTGCTGCCTCCACTGCATCGCATGTTTCGTCCGGAGTCGGTTTCGAGACGGTGAAGCCTGCCGGACATTCCATAGCCGTAGCGGGTGAGGCCGCCAGTGGAGCGCGCATGCCGGCGCATGCCACTTCATCGGCCGTGCCGGCATCCAGCGGGTCTGCAGTGTCGCCGCCCGCGGCACCGGTGTCGGTGGCCTCGACGGGTGGCAGCCGCTCGGTCGGCGGGATCGTCTGGCACTGGCCGACCAGCGGTTCGGTGATCAAGGGATTCCAGAACAGCGATGCGATTCCGGGCATCGAGATCGCCGGCACGGCCGGTGAGCCGGTGCGTGCTGCGGCCGATGGTGTCGTGGTCTACAGCGGTAACGGCCTGGTGGGTTACGGCGAACTGATCATCATCAAGCACAACGACAGTTTCCTGTCCGCGTATGGCCACAACCGCGAGCGGCTGGTGACCGAGGGACAGCACGTGAAGGCTGGGCAGGTGATCGCCAGGATGGGGTCCAGCGGTACCTCGCGCGACGAGCTGGAGTTCCAGATCCGTCGGGACGGCAATCCGGTGGACCCGCTGGACTATCTGCCCAAGCGCTGA
- a CDS encoding protein-L-isoaspartate(D-aspartate) O-methyltransferase, giving the protein MNVHPLPASALKGEGVTSQRARDRLAEQLKESGIRNPHVIDVIRNTPRHHFIDQALHTRAYENTALPIGHGQTISQPWVVARMTEVLLEHFEQRGEAAPQKVLEIGTGSGYQAVVLAALVGQVYTVERIEELLRQARRRFRQLGLADIRSRYDDGKLGWSDEAPFDAIILTAAGDAIPSALLDQLSPTGVLVAPVGSPSSQVLLRMRGDGSGDFEQEELGPVSFVPLLGGIG; this is encoded by the coding sequence ATGAACGTGCATCCATTACCCGCATCGGCACTGAAGGGCGAGGGGGTCACGTCGCAGCGCGCCCGTGACCGGCTTGCCGAGCAGCTCAAGGAAAGCGGTATCCGCAATCCGCACGTGATCGATGTCATTCGCAATACGCCCCGCCATCACTTCATCGACCAGGCGCTGCATACGCGGGCCTACGAAAACACCGCGCTGCCGATCGGGCACGGCCAGACGATCTCGCAGCCATGGGTCGTGGCCCGCATGACAGAGGTGCTGCTGGAGCACTTCGAACAGCGCGGTGAAGCTGCGCCACAGAAGGTGCTGGAGATCGGCACCGGTTCGGGTTATCAGGCGGTGGTGCTGGCGGCGCTGGTGGGGCAGGTCTACACGGTGGAGCGGATCGAGGAACTGCTGCGCCAGGCGCGACGTCGTTTCCGCCAGCTGGGCCTGGCCGACATCCGCTCGCGCTATGACGACGGCAAGCTTGGCTGGAGCGACGAGGCCCCGTTCGACGCGATCATCCTGACCGCGGCCGGGGACGCGATTCCAAGCGCACTGCTGGATCAGCTCAGCCCCACCGGCGTACTGGTGGCACCGGTCGGTTCGCCCAGCAGCCAGGTGCTGCTGCGCATGCGTGGCGATGGCAGTGGCGATTTCGAACAGGAGGAACTCGGGCCTGTCAGCTTCGTGCCGCTGCTCGGCGGCATTGGCTGA
- a CDS encoding DedA family protein — protein sequence MRLFGRLYARVLTWARHPRAVHYLCGLSFVEAFIFPVMPEVMLAPMMLGKRHRAFFYANISLLFSLGGSLVGYALGHWAFQALTPALDALHLLAPIEHGVEYLRGQMHLHWVGLMLVLFLAALQPVVPMKFVTWAAGIVGVPVLPFLLCILLGRGKRVWLLALLVRLFGERAELLLHKHVETIGWAVLALLLALVLWWFGLR from the coding sequence ATGCGGCTGTTCGGGCGTCTTTACGCGCGAGTCCTGACCTGGGCGCGTCATCCACGCGCCGTGCATTACCTGTGTGGTCTGAGTTTCGTCGAGGCGTTCATTTTCCCAGTGATGCCGGAAGTGATGCTCGCGCCGATGATGCTGGGCAAGCGGCATCGCGCTTTTTTCTACGCCAACATCAGCCTGCTGTTTTCGCTGGGCGGCTCGCTGGTCGGTTATGCGCTGGGGCACTGGGCGTTCCAGGCACTGACTCCCGCACTGGATGCATTGCACTTGCTGGCGCCCATCGAGCATGGCGTGGAGTATCTGCGCGGACAGATGCACTTGCACTGGGTTGGCCTGATGCTGGTGCTGTTCCTGGCCGCGCTGCAGCCGGTCGTGCCGATGAAGTTCGTGACCTGGGCCGCGGGCATCGTTGGTGTGCCGGTCCTGCCGTTCCTGTTGTGCATCCTGCTCGGACGCGGCAAGCGTGTCTGGTTGCTGGCGCTGCTGGTCCGGCTGTTCGGCGAGCGTGCGGAACTGCTGCTGCACAAACACGTCGAAACAATCGGCTGGGCCGTGTTGGCGCTTCTGCTGGCGCTGGTTCTGTGGTGGTTTGGCTTACGATAG
- the yhbY gene encoding ribosome assembly RNA-binding protein YhbY, with translation MALSPSQRRYLRSLAHDLSPVVLLGAKGATEAVLKELDGALSHHELVKVKLSGGDKEEREAQIAYLAEGTHAENVQQIGHTLVLFRRNEDEPKLALPR, from the coding sequence ATGGCCCTATCCCCTTCCCAGCGGCGCTACCTTCGCAGCCTCGCGCACGATCTCAGCCCGGTGGTCCTGCTGGGCGCCAAGGGCGCAACGGAGGCCGTGCTGAAGGAACTCGACGGCGCCTTGAGTCATCACGAGCTGGTCAAGGTGAAGCTGTCCGGCGGCGACAAGGAAGAACGCGAAGCACAAATTGCCTACCTGGCCGAAGGCACCCACGCCGAGAACGTCCAGCAGATCGGCCACACCCTGGTGCTGTTCCGCCGCAACGAGGACGAGCCCAAACTCGCCCTGCCGCGCTGA
- a CDS encoding Mth938-like domain-containing protein — MDLSLERPDDILFVRRVSEHAITVVDRDLTGSFLLTPRQAVENWPVTDAGMLDASHVDALLALEPELVVLGTGSRQVFPAAAFMAGFLRKGVGIEVMDNAAAARTYDLLAGEGRHVVAAFILPEA, encoded by the coding sequence GTGGATCTTTCGCTGGAACGTCCCGACGACATCCTGTTCGTGCGCCGCGTGAGCGAGCACGCTATTACCGTGGTCGACCGCGATCTTACCGGCAGCTTCCTGCTGACCCCGCGCCAGGCCGTCGAGAACTGGCCAGTGACCGATGCCGGCATGCTGGATGCCAGCCATGTCGATGCACTGCTGGCGCTGGAGCCGGAACTGGTCGTCCTGGGCACCGGTTCCCGCCAGGTCTTTCCGGCCGCGGCGTTCATGGCCGGGTTCCTGCGCAAGGGTGTCGGCATCGAGGTGATGGACAACGCGGCAGCCGCGCGCACCTATGACCTGCTGGCCGGCGAAGGGCGACATGTCGTTGCCGCCTTCATCCTGCCCGAAGCCTGA
- a CDS encoding Smr/MutS family protein: MKRRPANPVSEDDIRLFHDAIGEVRRLAPVPAPPTGPKPAPRAHMLAADEAAVAGELLDMAFDPAQIEVGEELSFLRDGYPPRLLRQLKRGQFSVQDELDLHHMNAAAAQISIVEFLAEAHDHELRCVRIVHGKGLRSKAAGPVLKALTDRLLRRRDDVVAFASARPAQGGTGAVVVLLKRQ, encoded by the coding sequence ATGAAGCGCCGCCCTGCCAACCCGGTCAGCGAAGACGATATCCGTCTTTTCCATGACGCCATCGGCGAGGTCCGGCGGTTGGCTCCCGTTCCTGCACCGCCGACCGGTCCCAAGCCAGCGCCGCGCGCGCACATGCTCGCCGCCGACGAGGCTGCCGTTGCCGGGGAGCTACTGGACATGGCGTTCGATCCGGCCCAGATCGAGGTTGGCGAAGAGTTGAGCTTCCTGCGCGACGGTTATCCGCCCCGTCTGTTGCGGCAGCTCAAGCGGGGCCAGTTCAGTGTGCAGGACGAACTCGACCTGCACCACATGAATGCCGCAGCCGCCCAGATCAGCATTGTCGAGTTCCTGGCCGAGGCCCACGATCACGAACTGCGCTGTGTGCGCATCGTGCATGGCAAGGGATTGCGTTCGAAGGCAGCGGGCCCGGTACTGAAGGCCCTGACCGACAGACTGCTGCGCCGACGCGACGATGTAGTGGCTTTCGCATCAGCCCGGCCCGCGCAGGGCGGTACCGGCGCGGTCGTGGTACTGCTCAAACGTCAGTGA
- the ispF gene encoding 2-C-methyl-D-erythritol 2,4-cyclodiphosphate synthase — protein MRIGQGFDVHAFGDGDHVVLGGVRVPHRRGVVAHSDGDVVIHALCDAIFGALALGDIGKHFPPSDPRWRDADSRQFLRHAASLMTQQGYRLGNADVTVIAEAPKVGPHAQAMRENLAADLGCGPDRISIKATTTEKLGFTGRGEGIAAQACVLLERV, from the coding sequence ATGCGCATAGGCCAGGGGTTCGATGTACATGCGTTCGGCGACGGCGACCATGTCGTGCTGGGCGGAGTGCGGGTGCCGCACCGACGCGGCGTGGTGGCGCATTCCGATGGCGATGTGGTGATCCACGCGCTGTGCGACGCGATTTTTGGTGCGCTGGCACTGGGCGATATCGGCAAGCATTTCCCGCCCTCCGACCCGCGCTGGCGCGATGCAGACAGCCGGCAGTTCCTGCGTCACGCCGCGTCGTTGATGACGCAGCAGGGGTATCGACTGGGCAATGCCGACGTCACCGTGATCGCGGAGGCGCCGAAGGTTGGGCCGCATGCGCAGGCCATGCGCGAAAACCTGGCAGCTGACCTGGGTTGCGGGCCCGATCGCATCAGCATCAAGGCAACCACCACCGAAAAACTGGGCTTCACCGGCCGCGGCGAGGGCATTGCCGCCCAGGCTTGCGTGTTGCTGGAGCGGGTATGA